Proteins from one Streptosporangium becharense genomic window:
- a CDS encoding NAD-dependent epimerase/dehydratase family protein encodes MSSIVTGSAGFIGRMLTRALIEAGERVVGIDRIPQPAAPGLTVLTADLLDGDERVHAALSGADVVYHLAGCPGVRDRRPGVARRRHRDNVLAGARVLAAVPPSVPLLVASSSSVYGGAHGGRPSRESDPLRPAGGYAESKVLLERLCAERIARGGTTTVVRPFTVAGEGQRPDMALSQWLAAAREGRPLRVLGSLDRTRDVTDVRQVARALADLAARGARGTVNIGTGRGHTLRALAAAVAETLGAEVSFAVEPAPPAEPGASLADTSRLRSLIGWAPETDLLDLVRRQAAASALPGPRAGEAARATAAGRSRRRGAVREPFAPSLLAKAT; translated from the coding sequence GTGTCATCCATCGTGACCGGGTCCGCCGGGTTCATCGGCCGGATGCTGACCCGTGCCCTCATCGAGGCCGGTGAGCGGGTCGTGGGCATCGACCGGATTCCCCAGCCCGCCGCGCCGGGGCTGACCGTCCTCACCGCCGACCTCCTCGACGGCGACGAACGTGTGCACGCCGCCCTGAGCGGCGCCGACGTGGTCTACCACCTGGCCGGCTGCCCCGGTGTGCGCGACCGCCGCCCCGGTGTCGCCCGGCGCCGTCACCGCGACAACGTCCTGGCCGGAGCCCGGGTGCTGGCCGCCGTGCCGCCGTCCGTGCCGCTGCTCGTCGCCTCCTCCAGCTCGGTGTACGGCGGCGCGCACGGCGGCCGGCCGAGCCGCGAGTCCGATCCGCTCCGGCCCGCGGGCGGCTACGCCGAGAGCAAGGTCCTGCTGGAACGGCTGTGCGCCGAGCGGATCGCCCGTGGCGGCACGACCACCGTGGTCCGGCCGTTCACCGTGGCCGGTGAGGGCCAGCGGCCCGACATGGCCCTGTCGCAGTGGCTGGCCGCCGCCCGCGAGGGCCGTCCGCTGCGGGTGCTCGGCTCGCTCGACCGCACCCGCGACGTCACCGACGTCCGCCAGGTCGCCCGCGCGCTGGCCGACCTGGCAGCCCGTGGCGCGCGTGGCACGGTGAACATCGGCACCGGGCGAGGCCACACCCTGCGCGCGCTGGCCGCCGCCGTGGCGGAGACGCTCGGCGCCGAAGTCTCCTTCGCGGTCGAGCCCGCGCCTCCCGCCGAGCCCGGCGCCTCCCTGGCCGACACCTCCCGCCTGCGTTCCCTGATCGGCTGGGCACCCGAGACCGACCTCCTCGACCTCGTCCGGCGTCAGGCCGCCGCGTCCGCGCTTCCCGGCCCCCGCGCGGGCGAGGCCGCACGGGCCACCGCGGCCGGCCGGTCCCGGCGTCGCGGCGCCGTTCGCGAGCCGTTCGCGCCGTCTCTCCTGGCGAAGGCGACATGA